In Hypanus sabinus isolate sHypSab1 chromosome 17, sHypSab1.hap1, whole genome shotgun sequence, the following proteins share a genomic window:
- the spata2l gene encoding spermatogenesis associated 2-like: MTTELQCYFEQYKKVCEESSLGHNGICRDNKLKEEIRQWLIKSGAHLASLLWVDVHEIIAKSLQRSHNYPSIFKKLIGAFELLEMAAANLFQYPWRNEFKSIKTFSGAYMYHLKPTICNEDLERIFKRMGYQVKDNLELEVGDLPQASQLISLAFNFFVARTECEILLEVVGKLGYCKVSVEELLLQRKLMTSVDTCVERLNWTCSASETQREKQLQRRLASVSNAEDIYMDSGSNPSTNNQTNPPSQHEYNRSTSPLAMNVEYRPSSSDQCKDETCSKHVTRISGNEHIPPSNIEDNKFEESQDLHKTTAEFKSVGDPNTAGNVLDLRKYSKHNCLDNGESVRYCCDTCCTAHTISCNSMKACTGHVVRFFKAEDSVYPQQAEGACGNLAQSSHAGILKIGLACVTCKALASYICCECGMCKCSYCGYQSVLMCQKCDTMLEKLRS, from the exons ATGACCACTGAACTACAATGTTATTTTGAACAATACAAGAAAGTTTGTGAAGAATCGTCTTTGGGACACAATGGAATTTGTCGCGATAACAAATTGAAAGAAGAAATCAGACAGTGGTTAATAAAAAGTGGTGCACATTTGGCCTCCTTACTGTGGGTTGATGTGCATGAAATTATTGCCAAATCCTTGCAAAGGTCACATAATTACCCAAGTATTTTCAAGAAGCTGATTGGGGCTTTTGAATTATTGGAAATGGCTGCTGCCAACCTCTTTCAGTACCCATGGAGAAATGAATTCAAATCAATAAAG acttttTCAGGAGCCTATATGTACCACCTAAAACCTACAATCTGCAATGAAGACCTTGAAAGAATTTTTAAGAGAATGGGCTATCAGGTAAAGGATAATCTTGAACTTGAAGTGGGGGATCTTCCACAGGCTTCACAATTGATAAGTCTGGCGTTTAACTTCTTTGTTGCAAGAACTGAATGTGAAATCTTGTTAGAAGTGGTTGGAAAACTTGGCTACTGCAAGGTTTCAGTAGAAGAACTGCTTTTACAAAGAAAACTGATGACCAGTGTTGACACCTGTGTGGAAAGGCTAAACTGGACCTGTTCTGCTTCTGAGACCCAGAGAGAAAAGCAACTTCAAAGAAGACTTGCATCTGTCTCCAATGCAGAAGATATTTATATGGATTCAGGATCTAATCCTAGCACAAATAATCAAACCAATCCTCCTTCTCAGCATGAATATAATAGAAGCACGTCCCCCTTGGCAATGAATGTAGAGTACAGGCCTTCTAGTAGTGACCAGTGTAAGGATGAAACTTGCAGCAAGCACGTTACTAGAATCTCTGGTAATGAGCACATTCCTCCTTCGAATATTGAAGACAATAAATTTGAGGAATCTCAAGACCTCCATAAAACCACAGCTGAGTTTAAATCTGTTGGTGACCCCAATACAGCTGGAAATGTTTTGGATCTGAGAAAATACTCAAAGCATAATTGTCTTGACAATGGTGAATCAGTTCGCTACTGTTGTGATACATGTTGTACAGCTCATACCATTTCCTGTAACAGTATGAAAGCTTGCACGGGTCATGTCGTCAGATTTTTTAAAGCTGAAGACTCTGTTTATCCCCAACAGGCTGAAGGTGCATGTGGTAACTTGGCGCAGTCATCGCATGCAGGCATACTTAAAATAGGTCTTGCGTGTGTGACATGTAAAGCATTAGCCTCATACATTTGTTGTGAATGTGGCATGTGTAAGTGTTCATACTGTGGTTACCAATCTGTACTAATGTGTCAGAAATGTGACACAATGCTAGAGAAGTTAAGATCCTGA